AACGGGAAGATCTACAAAGGCAAGTGATTCGACTTCTCGATGATGTGGAAGGAGCGGCTCGGGGGGATCTGACCGTGGAGGCGGAGGTAAGTGCCGATGTGTTGGGGGCGGTGGCCGATGCTTTTAATTTGACTATCCAAAACCTGCGCGAAATTGTCCGACAGGTGAAAAAAGCGGCAAAACAGGTGAATCAAGCCAGTACCAATAGTGAATCTTTCGCCCGCAATCAGTCTAGCGATGCCCTGCGGATGGCGGAGGAATTAGCAGTCACCCTTAATTCGGTACAGATGATGACCGACTCAATTCAACGGGTGGCAGAAAACGCCAGAGAAGCCGAAGAAGTCGCCCGCACTTCCTCGATTACCGCCCTGAAGGGGGGCGATTCCGTGGAAAGAACCGTGGCGGGAATTCTGCAAATCCGCGACACTGTATCAGAAACGGCGCGAAAAGTGAAGCGTTTGGCGGAAGCTTCCCAGGAAATCTCGAAAATTGTCGCAGTAGTCTCTCAGATTGCCTCGCGGACCAATTTATTGGCTCTTAATGCCTCGATTCAAGCAGCGCGAGCAGGAGATGCGGGCCGCGGTTTTGCAGTGGTGGCCGATGAGGTGCGTCAGTTGGCCGATAGAGCCGCTAAATCTCTTAAGGAAATTGAACAGATCGTTTTACAGATTCAATCGGAAACGGGTTCGGTAATGACGGCAATGGAGGAAGGGATTCAACAGGTTATCGATGTCACCGAGCGCTCGGAACAGGCCAAGAAGTCCCTAGAAGATATTATCCAAGTGTCTAACCGCATCGATACGCTGGTGCGCTCGATTACCGCCGATACGGTCAAACAACGGGAGAATTCTCTCAATGTCGCCCAAGTTATGCAGTCGGTGGAGTTAACCGCTCAGGAAACTTCCCAAGAATCCCAACGGGTGGCCGGTTCTCTGCAAAAATTGGTTAGTATCTCCCGGGAGCTGCTGTCTTCGGTAGAACGGTTTAAGGTAGACTCAGAGGATGATCGATAATCGGTGAGCGGTAATCACTGGGTTATTGATTAGCCGCTATCCCTCAAGATTGACCGCTAGAGTGAGTAAAGTTATGCCTAAACTTAGTCTCTGTATGATTGTCAAAAATGAAGCCGAAAATCTCCGGCGCTGTTTGGATAGCGTTAAAGGGGTGGTGGATGAGATGATCGTTATGGATACGGGTTCGACCGATGATACGATTGCTATTGCTAAAAGTTACGGTGCCATAGTTCCTAGCTACGATTGGCGGGGTAATTTTTCCGATGCCAGAAATGAGGCTTTAAAATATGTTACTGGTGATTGGATTTTAGTTCTTGATGCCGATGAGGAATTAAATCCCGCTATCGTACCGAAAATGCGTCGGACAATGGAAAAAGAGGAAAATTTAGTTATTAATTTAATCCGCCATGAAATCGGAGCCGTACAATCACCCTATTCTCTAATTTCGCGGCTATTTCGCCGACATCCTCAAGTTACTTTTACCCGACCCTATCACTCAATTATTGATGATAATGTGGCTATTTTATTAAAAAAAGAACCTGGCTGGAAAATAGTTGAACTGCCAGAAATTTCTATCTTTCACTACGGTTACACCGTCGATAAAATAGCCAGCTTAGATAAGTTTGAACGGGCAAGAAAAGCGATGGAGGGCTTTTATCAGCAACATCCCCACGATCCCTATGTGTGCAGTAAATTGGGAGGGTTATATCTAAAGATTGGCAGGGATAAAGAGGGTTTTAAGCTGCTCAAACACGGTTTAAAATGCCATGGCTCTAATCCGCATATTTTATACGAGTTATATTATCATCTCGCTAATTATTATTATTCGGTGGAGGAATTTAAGCAATCAGCAGATCATTTTATGAAAGCGATTAAGCAGCCAATTTTAGATAAATTAAAACTGGCTGCTTATAATAATTTCGGTGGGTTATTATACGAAGCAGAAAACTACGAAACTGCCTTATCTATCTTTGAGAAAACCGTAGAAATTGATCCTAGTTATGCCGATGGTTACTATAATTTAGGACTGGTTCTCAAACAACTGCACCGGCTACCAGAATCGATTAAAGCTTATAAAAAAGCTCTCAAGTTAAACCCCGATAATCCCGCTATTTACCAAAATCTAGGGGTGGCTTATATAGCTTTCGGTAGTTATAATGAGGCGATCGAGATTTGGCAAAAAGGCCTACAATTATTGAAAGATCAGGGTAATGTCTCTCGGGCTGAAATGCTGCAAGAAACCCTCAAAGCTCTGGGAGCAAGTCTATTGAGGGATGAACAATAACTGTTCACCGTTGTCGCGAAGATTGGGAGCAGCCACTGTACTAAAATTCTCAATAGGCAGTTGAAATGTAGTACATCTGATTGCTAAAACCCTGTCTAGTCAACTCCTGTGAGAATTTTTCCGAACTAATTCTTAATAGGATTATCGAGGAGTTAGACGCTGAAGACTTAGGGTTTTGATAGAAATGATCAAGAGATAATTGCTGCCGTGTAATTGACCTTGACAAGAAATGCTATAATTTCTTGGTAAGGGGAGAATTAATCCCTCTCGGTGTTGCCGTCGCACAATTTTGTCGGTTACTGGTTCTCGTCAGCTTGTTTGTCAAAAATATACCCATTCCGGTTTGAATCGGTGCTGTTATGTCAAGATTCAGGGTTTCTGGCTGCAACGGAACTGAAAAATTAAATAATCTATCCTTAGACAAAAATAATGAAATTCGAGGAAATCCAAGAGATTCTTAATGGGCAACTGCTCGAGCTTGAGAATCGCTCTCTCAATGACACAGAACAATTATTATTGCGAGGACTTTGGCAGAAAAAGAGCTATCAAGAAATTGCCCAAGAAAATGGTTATAGTAGCAGCTATTTTGCCAATGTAGTTGCCCCAGGACTCTATGATAGAGTCTCGCAACTGATCGGAGAACCGATCAATAAGAAAAATTTTTTATCTAGACTACAATCTCATTTTAGCAACTCCACGTCGTCTCAGTATCGCAGTCAGGAATATCTCCAAAATGAGCGTCCAGAATACCCCGATGCTCCTATTCCCTATAATTCTCCTTACTATCTGAAACAAAGAAACCTTGAAGCAAAAATTATCGACGAAATCGGCCGAACTGGTTCGTTAGTCCGCATTAAAGCTCCCAAAAAATGGGGAAAAACGTCTTTATTATTAACAATTTTAGATGCTTGTCAACAAAAATTCGGTTATCAAATTGTTAGTTTAGATTTACAAAAAGCAGACCAAAACATCATAGCCAATTTTAACAAGTTCTTACGCTGGATCTGCCGTAATTGCGCTCGGCAGTTGAATTTAGAAGCCAAATTAGATGATTATTGGGATGAAGATATAGGAATTAAAATGAGTTGGACAATTTATTTTGAAGAGTATATTTTACGAGAAATAAAACAGCCACTGGTATTGGCTTTAGACGAAGTGCATCGAGTCTTTGAACATCCGAAAGTAGCGGAAGATTTTTTACCTTTAATCCGAGCTTGTTATGAAGAATCTAAGCGATCTTCTCTCTGGCAGAAATTACGTTTAATTATTGTTCAATCCACAGAATCTTATGTTTCTCTGCGATTAGAACAGTCTCCCTTTAATGTGGGATTACCCATAGAGTTACAGGGTTTTGATCAAGAACAAGTGGCAGAATTGGCAAAAAAATATCAATTAAATGAATTAGCAAACAACGAAATTCAACAGTTGATCGACTTAGTGGGGGGACATCCTGCCTTGATTCATTTAGCGATTTATCATCTTAGCCAAGAGCAAATCACGATGCCAGATTTAATCAGATCAGCCATTACATCAACGGGAATTTATTCCTCTCATTTACAGCTGCACTGGGTCACTTTACAAAAACAACCTGAACTTGCCGGTATTTTTCAACAGATTTGTCAAGGGAATCAACCAATGATAGTCGATCCAATTATTGCTTATAAACTTAATAGTATGGGTTTAATTAAACTCAGAGAAAATCAAGCAATTGTCAGCTGTCAGTTGTATCAAAAGTACTTTATAAGCCAATATACTGGTTCAGTATAAATAAATTTTTGAACCATGGTGTTAAGACAGCGATCGCTCAAGCCAATCAGTATTAAATATCGTCTGATAAATCCGATTATGAACGTCCATTTTCCCGTGACGCTTTACCACTAATCCAGATAAAAATAACTCAGGTAAATAGGGATTGTTATCAATCTGTATTGCTTTTTGATGGAGGATTTGTCGATACAAGGTTAATAATTGGGTTCGGTTTGGACTTTGAAGAAGGCGATCTTGAATAGTTTTTAAATGTTCGGGTTGATCCTGCATCTCCCAATCTTGAATAATTTTTTCTGCTACTAAGTTGGCCAACCATTGTTCTTCTTGATTAGAGGGTATTGGTTGCTCACTGTCCCGCATCAGTTGACAGAGTTTTTGAGTTAAGAAAGGTTGCCCTCCCGTCCAGCTTAAGACTTGTTTGAGCATGGTCTGAAGATTGCTGACTTTTTCTGTTAACCCATATAATAAAGGTTGGGCTTCGTGTTCCTTAAAACTTGCTAATTCAATAGCGTTACCAATATTAAAAGGTGTTTTCTGGGGGTCAGTAATTAAAGCTGAAGGTGTGGTAGCACCAAAAAAGGCAAAAGTTAGCTCTTGAAATTGAGGTTGAATCGCTCTCTGGTTATAAAAAGAACGAATTAAAGCAAAAAAGTCAGAGACATCAAATTTTAACCCTAAAATGCTATCAATTTCATCAATAAATATAACAGTCGATTGTCTAGATTGCTGCTGATCAAAATCGTCATTAACTAGAAGAAACTCTTCCATAAATTCTCCTAATCGTTGTACAGGAGGCAGATCTAATTGTTCACTCCACCAAGCTTTAAAAGTTTTCAATTGTTTGATTAATCCAAAACTACGGAGCAGATCAACTGCTAATCCTTTATACCATTGTTCGGGGGTAATATTGTCTGTTCCTAGCCGAGTTAAGTCAATTACTGCACATCTAATTCCCTCCTTTTGTAATTGGCTCATCATCCGCACCATTAAGCTAGATTTTCCCATTTGACGTGCATTTAAAACATAGCAAAATAGACCTTGTTTGAGAGCTTTATAAAGATTGCGATCAGCTTGTCGAACCACATAATTTGGTGCATCCATCGGTAAACTTCCCCCCACTTGATAGACAAATTTGGGAGGTTGTTCAGAACTTTTAAGCAGGTCATTTTCAAAGATAAGTTCTGCTTGGGTTGCTTTCAGTACCTCTAAAGTATTTGTGAGTTCTTTTGTCCTTTCTTCTACTCTTTGTTCTAAGGTTTGATAGAGTCTTGAGTTATCAATAGAGATAGCAGCTTGAGCCACTAAAATATTTAACAGTTCAACTCTTTCTGAGGTAAATGCGCCTGTTGTTAAATTATTTTCTAAATAAACAATTCCTTTTAATTGACCTTGATTGAGTAAAGGAGTACAAAGAATAGATTTAGTTTTTTTAGCCACAATATAATAATCGTTGGTAAATTGACCTTCAGATGTGGCATCATTTAAAACGATAGTTTCTTTTGTACGAGCGACATAATTAATAATGCTAGTGGGTAAAATGGGAATTGAGTTATTATGGTCGATAGATTCTATGGGAATTGATTGTAAGATATTCAGCGTTTCTTGATCAATTGTTCCTTGAGCTTCAATGACCAAATTTCCTTGCTGTTCTAAAATCAAATAACCTTTCTGCGCTCCTG
This portion of the Microcystis aeruginosa NIES-2549 genome encodes:
- a CDS encoding AAA-like domain-containing protein, producing MKFEEIQEILNGQLLELENRSLNDTEQLLLRGLWQKKSYQEIAQENGYSSSYFANVVAPGLYDRVSQLIGEPINKKNFLSRLQSHFSNSTSSQYRSQEYLQNERPEYPDAPIPYNSPYYLKQRNLEAKIIDEIGRTGSLVRIKAPKKWGKTSLLLTILDACQQKFGYQIVSLDLQKADQNIIANFNKFLRWICRNCARQLNLEAKLDDYWDEDIGIKMSWTIYFEEYILREIKQPLVLALDEVHRVFEHPKVAEDFLPLIRACYEESKRSSLWQKLRLIIVQSTESYVSLRLEQSPFNVGLPIELQGFDQEQVAELAKKYQLNELANNEIQQLIDLVGGHPALIHLAIYHLSQEQITMPDLIRSAITSTGIYSSHLQLHWVTLQKQPELAGIFQQICQGNQPMIVDPIIAYKLNSMGLIKLRENQAIVSCQLYQKYFISQYTGSV
- a CDS encoding glycosyltransferase, with the translated sequence MPKLSLCMIVKNEAENLRRCLDSVKGVVDEMIVMDTGSTDDTIAIAKSYGAIVPSYDWRGNFSDARNEALKYVTGDWILVLDADEELNPAIVPKMRRTMEKEENLVINLIRHEIGAVQSPYSLISRLFRRHPQVTFTRPYHSIIDDNVAILLKKEPGWKIVELPEISIFHYGYTVDKIASLDKFERARKAMEGFYQQHPHDPYVCSKLGGLYLKIGRDKEGFKLLKHGLKCHGSNPHILYELYYHLANYYYSVEEFKQSADHFMKAIKQPILDKLKLAAYNNFGGLLYEAENYETALSIFEKTVEIDPSYADGYYNLGLVLKQLHRLPESIKAYKKALKLNPDNPAIYQNLGVAYIAFGSYNEAIEIWQKGLQLLKDQGNVSRAEMLQETLKALGASLLRDEQ